A portion of the Algisphaera agarilytica genome contains these proteins:
- a CDS encoding UDP-glucose dehydrogenase family protein has translation MRITMVGTGYVGLVTGTCFSNIGNEVTCLDVDPAKIEKLNNGISPIYEPGLDELIDRNHKAGRLHFTTDKTQAYTNAEMIFICVGTPSDEMGHADLKYVLAAASDIGKAIENAPGATGGELEERRGKIIVVKSTVPVGTNEKVRQAIAAETNKPFYMASNPEFLKEGAAINDFNKPDRVVVGVNDEGTGGRMRKLYEPFVRNGHPIFVMDVPSAEMVKYAANAMLATKISFINEIANLCEAYGSNVDEVWRGMTSDARIGNKFLYPGLGYGGSCFPKDTLACVSMGIESETPTPLLKAVHDVNQQQRLNFYDKIVEFFGGEENLSGKKIAMWGLAFKPGTDDVREAPALTIANKLVDAGATVEAHDPVAHETTQIVLGDSIGYHDDLYATLGSADALVICTDWPEFKQPDFGKMRSLMGSPIVFDGRNLYNPQLLQDEGFTYFSVGRTPVNAEEANVAK, from the coding sequence ATGCGTATCACCATGGTTGGCACCGGCTATGTCGGACTCGTGACCGGCACCTGCTTCTCGAACATCGGCAACGAGGTGACCTGCCTCGACGTTGATCCCGCGAAGATCGAGAAGCTCAACAACGGCATCAGCCCGATCTACGAGCCCGGCCTCGACGAGCTGATCGACCGCAACCACAAGGCCGGCCGTCTGCACTTCACGACTGACAAGACCCAGGCCTACACCAACGCCGAGATGATCTTCATCTGCGTGGGCACGCCTTCGGACGAGATGGGCCACGCCGACCTGAAGTACGTCCTGGCCGCCGCCAGCGACATCGGCAAGGCCATCGAGAACGCCCCCGGCGCAACCGGCGGCGAGCTCGAAGAACGCCGCGGCAAGATCATCGTGGTTAAGTCGACCGTGCCCGTCGGCACCAACGAGAAGGTCCGCCAGGCCATCGCCGCGGAAACGAACAAGCCCTTCTACATGGCCTCGAACCCCGAGTTCCTCAAAGAAGGCGCCGCGATCAACGACTTCAACAAGCCCGACCGGGTAGTGGTCGGCGTCAACGACGAAGGCACCGGCGGCCGGATGCGTAAGCTCTACGAGCCGTTTGTCCGCAACGGCCACCCCATCTTCGTGATGGACGTGCCCTCGGCCGAGATGGTCAAGTACGCCGCCAACGCGATGCTCGCCACCAAGATCTCGTTCATCAACGAGATCGCCAACCTCTGCGAAGCCTACGGCTCCAACGTCGACGAGGTCTGGCGCGGCATGACCAGCGACGCCCGCATCGGCAACAAGTTCCTCTACCCCGGCCTGGGCTACGGCGGATCGTGCTTCCCCAAGGACACGCTCGCCTGCGTCAGCATGGGCATCGAGTCGGAAACCCCGACCCCCCTCCTCAAAGCCGTCCACGACGTGAACCAGCAGCAACGCCTGAACTTCTACGACAAGATCGTCGAGTTCTTCGGCGGCGAAGAAAACCTGTCGGGCAAGAAGATCGCGATGTGGGGCCTGGCCTTCAAGCCCGGCACCGACGACGTCCGCGAAGCCCCCGCCCTGACCATCGCCAATAAGCTGGTCGACGCCGGCGCCACCGTGGAAGCCCACGACCCCGTGGCCCACGAGACCACCCAGATCGTGCTGGGCGACTCCATCGGCTACCACGACGACCTCTACGCCACCCTCGGCAGCGCCGACGCGCTGGTCATCTGCACCGATTGGCCCGAGTTTAAGCAGCCCGATTTCGGCAAGATGCGTTCGCTGATGGGTTCGCCGATCGTGTTCGACGGCCGGAACCTCTACAACCCGCAACTGCTGCAGGACGAAGGCTTCACCTACTTCAGCGTCGGCCGCACCCCGGTCAACGCCGAAGAGGCCAACGTCGCGAAGTAA
- a CDS encoding family 16 glycosylhydrolase: MPAPNICARFSAVAIALILAAFTSTAVALPPAPEGYKWEKQEAFSDEFNGDELDKFKWRTYHPFWHTGRAPGRFTADTISVKDGKLQIKNRMLDQPQDGYTIACGSVTSISEDAHYGYYEVSMKASSVNLSSTFWFTNRPHYGVHHEIDVIEAVGGDPKFEIMRLGMKSNTHTFTDKGQQFSQGGSTKLNVPADEAFQRYGMWWKDANTIDMYYEGEYAFTIHPKTDVSDTPFDRPMFMCLVTETYDWQPPPTAEDLADDTRNTTYYDWVRAYRLVPIKEHAAE; the protein is encoded by the coding sequence ATGCCTGCCCCGAACATCTGTGCTCGTTTCTCCGCAGTCGCCATCGCCCTCATCCTCGCGGCGTTCACTTCCACCGCCGTCGCCCTCCCCCCAGCCCCCGAAGGCTACAAGTGGGAAAAACAAGAAGCCTTCTCCGACGAGTTCAACGGCGACGAGCTCGACAAATTCAAGTGGCGCACCTACCACCCGTTCTGGCACACCGGCCGAGCCCCCGGCCGATTCACCGCCGACACCATCTCCGTCAAAGACGGCAAGCTCCAGATCAAAAACCGCATGCTCGACCAGCCCCAGGACGGCTACACCATCGCCTGCGGCTCGGTCACCTCCATCAGCGAAGACGCCCACTACGGCTACTACGAGGTCAGCATGAAGGCCTCCTCGGTCAACCTCTCCTCCACCTTCTGGTTCACCAACCGCCCCCACTACGGCGTCCACCACGAGATCGACGTCATCGAGGCCGTCGGCGGCGACCCGAAATTCGAAATCATGCGCCTCGGCATGAAGTCCAACACCCACACCTTCACCGACAAGGGCCAGCAGTTCTCCCAAGGCGGCAGCACCAAGCTGAACGTCCCCGCCGACGAAGCGTTCCAGCGCTACGGCATGTGGTGGAAAGACGCCAACACCATCGACATGTACTACGAAGGCGAATACGCCTTCACCATCCACCCCAAGACCGACGTCTCCGACACCCCCTTCGACCGCCCGATGTTCATGTGCCTCGTCACCGAAACCTACGACTGGCAACCCCCGCCCACCGCCGAAGACCTCGCCGACGACACCCGCAACACCACCTACTACGACTGGGTCCGGGCCTATCGCCTCGTGCCGATTAAAGAGCACGCTGCCGAGTAA
- a CDS encoding AAA family ATPase — MLQRLIVENFRSIERAEIDLSSPTIAFVGRNGAGKTNVLHAILLAAKSCVGDNSHGYLPRPHRTDRPLHFDLTFKIDGHVYRYIYDRHFNSNEDFELKESMEVNGQSIFDRKDLTITTELDGYRSIKLAEQTSAMEGLLALVPDDVQGLNTLRIAKGYLESVRYYPLAQRFEEHRMPRSPLITAQEFDAWFTDPEKSDRVRSVQFRIIAMSEHFPEKLEELQVILGDKGLGLISEIQVGKVEIPESESTSNLENKVNNHAYIVGFTPGYGIAGSERNFWALGLSAGTLRVLQLLTFLIYDESSCALMEQPEDSVHDGLLVKVIDVLKAYSHKTQLLCTTHSAGIMNSFDSTMIRLVSADERGLTNVNSLSESEVICAQQYLEDEGSLSEFLEGLQ; from the coding sequence ATGCTTCAGAGATTAATTGTAGAGAACTTCAGATCGATAGAACGGGCTGAGATTGATTTATCTAGTCCGACGATTGCATTTGTAGGCCGAAATGGTGCAGGCAAGACTAACGTTCTTCATGCAATATTGCTGGCTGCAAAATCATGCGTAGGTGATAACAGTCATGGGTATTTGCCGAGGCCTCATCGTACGGATAGGCCGTTGCACTTTGACCTTACGTTTAAGATTGATGGTCATGTCTATAGATACATATACGACCGACATTTTAACAGTAATGAAGATTTTGAATTAAAAGAATCGATGGAAGTCAATGGGCAAAGTATTTTCGATCGAAAAGACTTGACGATAACTACAGAACTAGACGGTTATCGCAGTATTAAACTCGCAGAGCAAACCTCTGCTATGGAAGGCCTGTTGGCACTAGTTCCCGATGATGTGCAAGGCCTAAATACCCTACGTATTGCCAAGGGGTACCTCGAATCTGTCAGGTATTATCCCCTCGCTCAACGGTTCGAAGAGCATCGCATGCCAAGAAGCCCTTTGATTACGGCGCAAGAGTTTGATGCTTGGTTCACGGACCCTGAAAAATCAGATCGTGTGCGGTCAGTTCAATTTCGGATTATTGCCATGTCCGAACATTTTCCAGAAAAATTGGAGGAATTGCAGGTCATACTTGGCGACAAAGGGCTTGGGTTGATTTCTGAAATTCAAGTCGGGAAAGTAGAAATTCCAGAGTCGGAGTCAACTTCAAATTTGGAGAATAAGGTTAATAATCATGCATATATTGTTGGCTTTACGCCGGGATATGGCATCGCAGGATCTGAACGGAATTTTTGGGCTTTGGGGCTATCGGCCGGTACGCTAAGAGTTTTGCAACTTCTGACGTTTCTTATTTATGACGAATCGAGTTGCGCGCTTATGGAGCAGCCGGAGGATTCTGTGCATGATGGGTTGCTCGTCAAAGTGATTGATGTTTTAAAAGCATATTCTCACAAAACTCAGTTGCTTTGCACTACACATTCGGCTGGAATCATGAATTCATTTGACTCAACAATGATTCGGCTCGTTTCGGCAGATGAGCGGGGCCTCACAAATGTCAATAGCCTTTCTGAGTCTGAGGTTATTTGTGCGCAACAGTATCTTGAAGATGAAGGTTCGTTGTCTGAGTTTCTTGAGGGGTTGCAATGA
- a CDS encoding nitrite/sulfite reductase codes for MADKPAKKPRPVKLPEPLLQTPEDQLSHDEHFKINSKGVVGPLPERYRDHDTLDLEKESEFLSKSHGLYLEYNRAKTGREKDWMYMVRVTVPGGGAFNADQWAILDKVADDYCHHNPYGGNSLRLTTRQNIQYHWLRKPEVMSLVQDVAKTGFYTLNGCGDNVRNVMGCPLSKFTTLEGASAFDLAHQYGTYFRLPAAPHIQVFAVDPNDIDDTGVGYDYGKQLLNRKFKIAFSTAHRDPDTGAITYDNCTEIRTNEIGVAPLVEGTGSDAKVVGYQVYVGGGQGEKKGKPTFAAHGKPLGIFTPEELMPGLKAIVDVHKEWGDRKNRVWARMKYVVWKQGIAWYRDQVKALGASFDLPNEDHHPGERNLHTGWSKQESNGKWAYGAYIECGRLTDGVYIDPAKTAAERGKEAPTGRADFSPHEAPRLRAMVHAALQSFPGTEVMVTPNQDLLFTNIDEAAKEDFTAKLAEFGHGTRRGKTYSTLRVLSGACVGLPTCRLSYTDSEQFEPELLDELEDRGYGDMAESIGITGCERQCFRPATKTLGWIGSGGDNYALKLGGSEDGSTQGHWLTDGQLQFLSAVPRERVADVCATLFDWYKTDHLAEGVRASARMDDDTKSPEKMGPFIHRMGYAAVLEKLKADERTADLLEKRNPAMVFDPYIEKNLVETTS; via the coding sequence ATGGCCGACAAGCCCGCCAAGAAGCCCCGCCCCGTCAAACTCCCCGAGCCCCTCCTCCAGACCCCCGAGGACCAGCTCTCCCACGACGAGCACTTCAAGATCAACTCCAAAGGCGTCGTCGGCCCCCTCCCCGAACGCTACCGCGACCACGACACCCTCGACCTCGAAAAAGAGTCCGAGTTCCTCTCCAAGTCCCACGGCCTCTACCTCGAGTACAACCGCGCCAAGACCGGCCGCGAAAAGGACTGGATGTACATGGTCCGCGTCACCGTCCCCGGCGGCGGCGCGTTCAACGCCGACCAGTGGGCCATCCTCGACAAGGTCGCCGACGACTACTGCCACCACAACCCCTACGGCGGCAACTCCCTCCGTCTCACCACCCGGCAGAACATCCAGTACCACTGGCTCCGCAAGCCCGAGGTCATGTCGCTCGTCCAGGACGTCGCCAAGACCGGCTTCTACACCCTCAACGGCTGCGGAGACAACGTCCGCAACGTCATGGGCTGCCCGCTCTCCAAGTTCACCACCCTCGAAGGCGCTTCCGCCTTCGACCTCGCCCACCAATACGGCACCTACTTCCGCCTCCCCGCCGCGCCGCACATCCAGGTCTTCGCCGTCGACCCCAACGACATCGACGACACCGGCGTGGGGTACGACTACGGCAAGCAGCTACTCAACCGCAAGTTCAAGATCGCCTTCAGTACCGCCCACCGCGACCCCGACACCGGCGCGATCACCTACGACAACTGCACCGAGATCCGCACCAACGAGATCGGCGTCGCCCCCCTCGTCGAAGGCACCGGCTCCGACGCCAAGGTCGTCGGCTACCAGGTCTACGTCGGCGGCGGCCAGGGCGAAAAGAAAGGCAAGCCCACCTTCGCCGCCCACGGCAAACCTCTGGGCATCTTCACCCCCGAAGAACTCATGCCCGGCCTCAAGGCCATCGTCGACGTTCACAAAGAATGGGGCGACCGCAAAAACCGCGTCTGGGCCCGCATGAAGTACGTCGTCTGGAAGCAGGGCATCGCGTGGTACCGCGACCAGGTCAAAGCCCTGGGCGCCTCCTTCGACCTGCCTAACGAAGACCACCACCCCGGCGAACGCAACCTCCACACCGGCTGGTCCAAGCAGGAGTCCAACGGCAAGTGGGCCTACGGCGCTTACATCGAATGCGGCCGCCTCACCGACGGCGTCTACATCGACCCCGCCAAGACCGCCGCCGAACGCGGCAAAGAAGCCCCCACGGGGCGTGCGGACTTCAGTCCGCATGAAGCCCCGCGCCTCCGCGCCATGGTCCACGCCGCCCTCCAATCCTTCCCCGGCACCGAGGTCATGGTCACCCCCAACCAGGACCTGCTCTTTACCAACATCGACGAAGCCGCCAAGGAAGACTTCACCGCCAAGCTCGCCGAGTTCGGCCACGGCACCCGCCGCGGCAAAACCTACTCCACGCTCCGCGTCCTCTCGGGCGCCTGTGTCGGGCTGCCCACCTGCCGCCTGTCCTACACCGACTCCGAGCAGTTCGAGCCCGAGCTCCTCGACGAGCTCGAAGACCGCGGCTACGGCGACATGGCCGAGTCCATCGGCATCACCGGCTGCGAACGCCAATGCTTCCGACCCGCCACCAAGACCCTCGGCTGGATCGGCTCCGGCGGCGACAACTACGCCCTCAAGCTCGGCGGCTCCGAAGACGGCTCCACCCAGGGCCACTGGCTCACCGACGGCCAACTCCAGTTCCTCTCCGCCGTCCCCCGCGAACGCGTCGCCGACGTCTGTGCCACCCTCTTCGACTGGTACAAAACCGACCATCTCGCCGAAGGCGTGCGGGCTTCAGCCCGCATGGACGACGACACCAAGTCCCCCGAAAAAATGGGCCCGTTCATCCACCGCATGGGCTACGCCGCCGTCCTCGAAAAACTCAAAGCCGACGAGCGCACCGCCGACCTCCTCGAGAAACGCAACCCCGCGATGGTCTTCGACCCCTACATCGAGAAGAACCTCGTCGAGACGACTTCCTAA